The following DNA comes from Miscanthus floridulus cultivar M001 chromosome 5, ASM1932011v1, whole genome shotgun sequence.
tttgagcatgatttttgtttttattttttatttgatatattgtccttttgTTTTACCATAGCGTTAGAACGGACATGCatgaaaaacgaagatgtctttacactgtagaaatctttcaagaagatcatgcatagattattcttgtattgaatattatatatatataatcacctAAATAAtgtaattaaactacaaaattttgaattaggatacgaggtaagacatgtaAACAGATATTTTAAAACTATttgtagagtccaaagaacttaataaataaatccttctggagacaatgcaaattctctctaatctttcatttggtgtagttagtgttatcatagtacctgCAATGTATTTATGggaaataaatcgtggacaaaacGTGGATATTTTTTGGCGCAACATTCCAACATAGGTCCATCGTCCTGCCAATATCCTTGAGACAGATCACATAAAAGATGAGAGTCCCTCTgtgagattgctcacaagagactcaaacttatatctgatcatggtaatgttgaattgctttgcatcaaaagcatcgacAATGATAAACAGGGAtataggttttagtatgcatagtggagaaaaactcaacattgatcttctcagcagcttttctgaacctttgcagtgctaacttatccttactcagatagtcaagaggtacaccataaaattatgcatcactaagaaaagtgtcaccattggttgccttgacctgaaaaatatgttgaaattaagaattacaacacctaattcaacatcttggaacagatactcaagtggataccttattctataaTATATGTCTATGTGTGGAATAGTCATAAAGCAACacatttatacggtgagtataacatactttgttttaaaattttatgagagattttttaagacacgcagtattatccatgtgtcaggcactaatatttacatatatactcgaacctgtgtgtacatgattatatggagatgcagcgaaacttattcatggatttgttGGCGcgtgaaagaaatggatatcggagaattttttttactgatataaaatattatcttagccatatcacgaaaaagtctatacagtagagtttgtgagcctacgacatcacgctctccgtgactatgttaatttcactaactttgctttttgaattaaatgtcactttaacgtcggtatttaatttaacaatattgttatcttatcgtgtgatccgtgtgtttttagtacaaaagatttagttgtctaTAGTTCACGCAAGAAATGGTGTCTGGTGTCTACTGTCGCGATGGACCATGGATTGGGGAACGGGGATATGGGGAAAGgattcaaaatgaacagacccaAGGACAATTTCAGTAAGAAACAGCAAGCGGGGGCGATGAACacatgagcgtgaaaccaaatgaaaggaggaaaaaacTGTCCCTTTTGTAAATGCAAAGAGAATAAGTAATTAAATATACGCAGATTTGGTAAGATTCTCAGAAATGCAAGAGGTTCATTTTGTCTTAATTCTTTTtctttctgtgttaattctctctccttttgctcgttgccatgtatgctggtgtatgcaaacatgcaatgtgtatatggatagcacaataattttctactttctattttgccgtgattcctctatcacatgacagacaatattcaatcaagaaGAATTATGCATGTAGACATGAGCAGACGgatgaaccaaaacaaatatTGTACTTAAAAAATATCCatattttattctttttagtcGTCGGAGATGCCGGCGTGGCCAAAATGGTAGCGCATGCCAACATGGAACAGCTTTTCAATTAACTGCCCCTTTTTTTTATAAAGCATCTACATCTGTAGCTTCTGAACACTCTTCCTCAGTCGAAGGTTGGTAATGAACTGAAGTAGCTACCTACCAGTAGAAACGAAAGCAGGCGATACAAGAACAGAGGACAACGGTGGTACTTCTGGCTACGCACTACGTTCTGGACTCTTGGATTATGCACGGGTTTCTTGGATGTATACAGAAAATGGTCACTTCCTAGATTGTGCTGAGGCTGGAGAGAGATCGTTTCGGGACTGTAGGAGGAGTAGGAGCGGGAAATGCAACCTCCCCGACCTGACATAAAGCCCAAGGCACAGGCCCGACATGTCCGCATCGGCTCGCTCGATGAAGTGTGGTCGAAGAAATTAACGTTAGCACCCTCCCGTGCTGGCACGACTGCCATTTCCCCAACCGGATCGATCGATAAGGTGAACGGGTGGTCATCTGTGAAAAGAACACATGATCCCTTTAGAGTCCTCAGCCATCGGTAAAATATCATGTTGTTTGTACAGTCTCAGCCATCGATTTCCACAAGACGGGACAAGACAATCTCACAACCCTGATGATTAGCACAACCGCAGCAGCACTGGCACATACAACATGCTCCAGTCCAGTCTGTACATTGTGCGGAACACTCGAGCCGTGATTTGCAAGCATCACAGCTCGAACCGATCGGGCAGTCAGTCGTCGTGCGGCAGCGGCACCGGCACCAAACTGGTACTGCTAACTGTTCCATTGACGGCGTAAAACAAGCGAAGCTCACAGAGGTCCAAAAGCAGAGCCATCGTGCCAACCACCGACTGGGAAAATAGGGAGAAGGAACGAACCGGACCCCCGACCGTGCTCCGGTACCATCCCCCCTGCTGTCTCGGTCTCGCCGACTCGCGGGCCCCACGGCCTCCTCTGCTCCTGGCATGCTCCCCAGCTATATAGGCACTGACGCTACGCGTTCCTTCCCAGCACCCGCCTCCCCTCCACAGTCCTCGATCGTCCTCTCCGACATACCCTCCTCTGCTTCCATCACTTCTTCGTCCACGAGGTACGATTGATTGCTCGTGGTCCAGCACCTCAATTTAATGGCTTCTTCGTTGCATTTTTGGTGGCTAACGGAACACCGATCGCAACTCTTTCTGTCGATCACGATTGCACTCTTTTCTGTCGTATGGTTGTTTCGAGTTCATCCAAGGTCAGTGGTGGTTACACGTTAGTACAGGGGAGCCTGTCAAAACTTGGATCGTGCATTTGGCAGCTTGCTGAATTCAGTGAACCGAACGCCTTTGTGCTGCAAGAACACCATTTCAATTCAACCTGTTTCTTCAATTCGCAGATCGAGGCTACTTGTCTGCCTTGGAAGAAGAAGCCTCTGACCATGCAGGAAGCTCTCATCTCTCCGGGCAATGCCAGCCGCCTTCACTCGGCCTTGGAGCTCAAGCTGTTCGCCGCCTTCGGGGACCAGCGCCTCGCCTCGCCGCCGGGCTACCTCAATAACCTCGCCTCCGTCGGCATcggtgtcggcggcggcggcgacgacgcgcTGTTCCGCTGCTCGTCGCCGTTCAGCCCCAGCTTCGGCttctcctcgccgtcgccgctcgCCACCACCTCCTCCGTCTCGCCCTCGCCGTCCTCCTCCGCCTCGCTCGTCGACGACTGCGACGACGCCGCGGCCGCGGACGCCGACGCCGTCGCCACGGGCCACAGGCTCCAGCTCGCCCGCCTCGCGCTGCAGTACCAGGAGGTGGCCGACCGCtacgagctctgcctcgcccgcctCGCCGACGCCGTGGACGAGGCCGCCGCGCTCCACCGCGAGAACGCCGAGCTCCGCGTCGCCAACGCCGACCTCACGCGCCGCCTCGCGCTGCTTAGCGGCATTGGCaagcaggccgccgccgccgccgccatcgccgacGAGGTCCGCCGGCTCGGCTTCGGGGACCACAAGCATGCCGCCAAGGAATGCGCTCCCGAGAAGCCCGCCGTGCTGCCCAAGAGCATTTCCGTCCGCTCCAGCGACTACCTCAAGATGAACAATCCCAAAAAGGTGCAGCCCCCCGCCACGCCGGCCTCAAACAACCGCAAGCCTCGCGCGTCGAATCAGACCAACGCAAGCTCGGTGAGCCCCAGTTCACGCCTCGCCAACCTCATCGCACCCCGCTTGTTAATCGGCATCTGACATTGTTGCATGCACCTTGATGCGATGCTGGCATCAGCAGCGCGTGTACAGCAAGGGCTATGGCGGCGACAAGAAAGGCGAGGAACCCAAAGAGCCGCCACacacggcggcggcgggtggcatGGAGCTGGATGGGGAGCTGGAGGTGTACAACCAGGGCACGTTCAAGACGGAGCTGTGCAACAAGTGGGAGGAGACCGGGGCGTGCCCCTACGGCGACCAGTGCCAGTTCGCTCACGGCGTCGCCGAGCTCCGCCCCGTCATCCGCCACCCGCGCTACAAGACCCAGGTCTGCCGCATGGTGCTCGCCGGCGAGGTCTGCTCCTACGGCCACCGCTGCCACTTCCGCCACACGCTCACCCCCGCCGAACGCCTCCACCTGCCCCGCCCTTAGGGCCGACACGCGCGCGGCAGGGCGCGGCGAAGGCCAGCCTTTGGCCGCCCTAGAACCGTTGATTTTTGTTTCATCTAAAGTCGGCAAGTCATGTATGTAATTCGCACGAAAAATGTATAAAAATACGAACAACAACGTAAATAAATAAGATACATGTATACGAGTAACATACATAAGAGCATAATGTGAATATTCATACACAAGATAGCTTCATTGTCAGTCAGCTGTGGGTTCTCAGTCTCAGGTACTTAAATTGTGTCTTCTGTTCATGTAATCTTTTTTTAAACGACATGTAATCTGTTTTTGGGGGTGTATTTGTTTAGCGGGTAGCTGCACTGTTTATTCGATTTTTGGGATGCAACAGGCATGAAGCATGATACAATATGGGCCTGTGCAAGCCCCAGCCTAGCTACGAGCGAGACACAGGTGTAGTAGTGGGCTTGGCACACGTGGATGCATGATATGGCCATGGGCCTAGTGGTATAGTAGTGGGCTTGGCCCGTGTGTGTCTGGGCGGGAGAATGGAAGCCCATGTAATAACCGTCTCGGAGTTATAAGCAACGAGCGAGCGGAGGGGAACGACACACAAGAACGAAAATCTGCTGTAACCGCCTGAACTACGAATTCCCACGTGATACAGCCGTGCGTTCCCTGTCCTAACTCTAGTTGAAGTTTTTAGGGCCTCGTTTAGTTGCTCGCCCGGAATCGGCGCCGCCAAAATTAGGCtcactgtagcgttttgtttttatttggtaataattgtctaatcgttgactaattaggctcaaaatgttcatctcgcaaagtacaaccaaattgtgcaattagtttttgatttcgtcaacatttagtactccatgcatgtaccacaagtttgatgtgacgggaaatcttctttttgcatagtgccaaagtttgaatTTTGGGGTGAACTAAACATAGCCTAGGATTGCGCACGAGTATCAATGTTGTAGCTAAAAGGCCAAAATGTCTTCAGAGAGGAATGGAGATAGAGATGTATTATTATATTATGAAAAGGGAAAGATGTACTGTGCAAAGAGAAAGGTGCATTGGGAAGCAAGAAGATCAAGTATTTTGAGACTATGTTTGAATGCTGTAACGTCAACTATTTTTGGGATTGAtcgcaaaaaaaaaactatttttgggatggagggaataTGTTAAGTTGTATCGGGGAGAGTGGATTGTCTGAGACCAGTTCGTCAACTATTTttagatggagggagtatgttaAATTGTATTGGGGAAAGTGGATTGTCTGACACGTACCAGTTTCTGTCTGGAAGTAGGAATCCGCTTAGTCATTTCCTTCAATTCCTTACCACTAAACAAACACTTCAATCCATTTACGCCATTTTGGGAGGAAGCCTCTCATTCTTAATGACCGTTGCAAGAATTTTCCATTTTATTTTAACATAAACTTTTTATTAAAGTTACTTCAGTTTGCTTTTATAGTATGTGGCACATGGATTGTTTCATGTAAAATAACTATTCCTTCATAATTCTTTTCCTAGCAAAGAAGCTCTGTTATGGTCCAATAATTTGTTTGTTCTTTGGGAAGTTAGATGGTCCCAACATGTACCGCCGCCGCTCAGCTAGGGCTCCAAGCCACCGCTGCTGTCTAGGGGCCCTCTATCTCAAAGGAAAATTTAGGGATATATTATGCCAAGTTTTAATATAATTCTCCTTTATAGTCTGAACATCTATGAgaaccacaaatcacaaagaAACAGCGGTTGAAGAGGTTACATCATTACGTACATTGGTCACTACAAATTACTGGGATTGGAGAACTTTAGCAGAACCACCCCATGCTTTATGTTTGTGCACGTAGACGTACCATGTACTACTGACCTACTGTTAACTAGAGGCAAAGAAATGTGGAAGACTTGTGTTGCTGGTCATATATACTGACTTGCCACAGCAGCACATCTGGTTTCGCTATCGCGCCACCGACGCGCGGAGCATGCCCGAGAGGTTCCTGGACGCGATCACGGACTTGTACATCTCCATGAAGAGCCTCTGGCCGAACTCATCGGGCTTCTGCCGGGCCTGCTGGCTACTGGACCGGCGCACGGGCACCCGCTTCTGCCACAGCGCCTCGGGCGCGCTGGGCAGCGCCCGCGCCACGGCCGGTCGCGTCTTGGCCGCGCCCAGCATCACGTCGACGTAGGCGTCCCGTATCCGCCCGAGCACGCGCATGGGCGCCTTGGCCACGGTCGTCGCCGCCCGGGACGGGGCCGGCGCCGACGCTGGCGCCCTGACGCGGCGCGCCGGCCGGAACATGCCGCCGATCCTCACGGCCCACGGCCTGGGCCCGCCGCTGCCATCCCC
Coding sequences within:
- the LOC136452604 gene encoding zinc finger CCCH domain-containing protein 9-like isoform X1, giving the protein MVVSSSSKVSGGYTLVQGSLSKLGSCIWQLAEFSEPNAFVLQEHHFNSTCFFNSQIEATCLPWKKKPLTMQEALISPGNASRLHSALELKLFAAFGDQRLASPPGYLNNLASVGIGVGGGGDDALFRCSSPFSPSFGFSSPSPLATTSSVSPSPSSSASLVDDCDDAAAADADAVATGHRLQLARLALQYQEVADRYELCLARLADAVDEAAALHRENAELRVANADLTRRLALLSGIGKQAAAAAAIADEVRRLGFGDHKHAAKECAPEKPAVLPKSISVRSSDYLKMNNPKKVQPPATPASNNRKPRASNQTNASSQRVYSKGYGGDKKGEEPKEPPHTAAAGGMELDGELEVYNQGTFKTELCNKWEETGACPYGDQCQFAHGVAELRPVIRHPRYKTQVCRMVLAGEVCSYGHRCHFRHTLTPAERLHLPRP
- the LOC136452604 gene encoding zinc finger CCCH domain-containing protein 9-like isoform X2 — its product is MVVSSSSKVSGGYTLVQGSLSKLGSCIWQLAEFSEPNAFVLQEHHFNSTCFFNSQIEATCLPWKKKPLTMQEALISPGNASRLHSALELKLFAAFGDQRLASPPGYLNNLASVGIGVGGGGDDALFRCSSPFSPSFGFSSPSPLATTSSVSPSPSSSASLVDDCDDAAAADADAVATGHRLQLARLALQYQEVADRYELCLARLADAVDEAAALHRENAELRVANADLTRRLALLSGIGKQAAAAAAIADEVRRLGFGDHKHAAKECAPEKPAVLPKSISVRSSDYLKMNNPKKVQPPATPASNNRKPRASNQTNASSRVYSKGYGGDKKGEEPKEPPHTAAAGGMELDGELEVYNQGTFKTELCNKWEETGACPYGDQCQFAHGVAELRPVIRHPRYKTQVCRMVLAGEVCSYGHRCHFRHTLTPAERLHLPRP
- the LOC136452604 gene encoding zinc finger CCCH domain-containing protein 9-like isoform X3 — encoded protein: MQEALISPGNASRLHSALELKLFAAFGDQRLASPPGYLNNLASVGIGVGGGGDDALFRCSSPFSPSFGFSSPSPLATTSSVSPSPSSSASLVDDCDDAAAADADAVATGHRLQLARLALQYQEVADRYELCLARLADAVDEAAALHRENAELRVANADLTRRLALLSGIGKQAAAAAAIADEVRRLGFGDHKHAAKECAPEKPAVLPKSISVRSSDYLKMNNPKKVQPPATPASNNRKPRASNQTNASSQRVYSKGYGGDKKGEEPKEPPHTAAAGGMELDGELEVYNQGTFKTELCNKWEETGACPYGDQCQFAHGVAELRPVIRHPRYKTQVCRMVLAGEVCSYGHRCHFRHTLTPAERLHLPRP